A genomic window from Struthio camelus isolate bStrCam1 chromosome 2, bStrCam1.hap1, whole genome shotgun sequence includes:
- the SMIM13 gene encoding small integral membrane protein 13 gives MWQSIGLTLLVIVATLACVLLFMLCGWYVVWQLFLSKFKFLRELIGDTGSQHGDNELSETEAEQETPPSPQRGRQKSARQRRAPAEETS, from the exons ATGTGGCAGAGCATCGGGCTGACCTTGCTGGTGATCGTGGCCACCCTGGCCTGCGTGCTGCTCTTCATGTTGTGCG GCTGGTATGTGGTCTGGCAGTTGTTTCTGTCTAAATTCAAATTCCTGAGAGAACTGATAGGTGATACGGGGTCCCAACACGGGGACAACGAGCTTTCAGAGACTGAAGCTGAACAGGAGACTCCACCGTCACCACAGAGAGGTAGACAGAAATCAGCTCGCCAGCGAAGGGCACCTGCAGAAGAAACATCTTAA